The DNA sequence AAGAATTGGCCGCTCTAACAGCATATTCATATTCTATATGTTCACAAAATCTCATGCCTACAACTATACAGAAGGTGGAGCCAAATATCAAAAAACTCAAAACGAGAGAAGACACAAAATCAAGCAGCAAAAGAGAAAGATGGACACTCTGTTGAGCGATTTGTCAAACTGCATTTCATGCCTTCTCATCCTAGGGCTGCCACTTCCTGTTGATGGGTAAGAATTCATAGGAGGATGAGGGAACAAATTTGTATCCGAGCTCCCAAACATCCTCGAGAAAACCAGTTCTCCAAACATCACAATTGTCGGATTGAACAAGATCGATGCGCCGCCAAGGTTAGACGATGACATGTTTGCTGCATAAGCTCCATAAGAATGGGGAAAGTATGGGTGATGGAATGACTGCGATTGCGACTGGAAATAATTTGGATGGAGTTGCTGATTTGGATGCGATGTAGACGTTGTAGAAGTGATTATAGTATTCAATCCAGGAGGTGGTCTACGAGGTATAACCAAATCCAAATTGGGTTTCTTGGCTTCAGAATCTGAACAGGATCTACCACGA is a window from the Ziziphus jujuba cultivar Dongzao chromosome 11, ASM3175591v1 genome containing:
- the LOC107403709 gene encoding E3 ubiquitin-protein ligase RMA1H1; amino-acid sequence: MAMAQNFFEPEAHFELDGDVSLKQKWRSIPSSKKVSENDNGSFECNICLDSASDPVVTLCGHLYCWPCIYKWLQVQSSSDVEPDQKNCPVCKANISHASLIPLYGRGRSCSDSEAKKPNLDLVIPRRPPPGLNTIITSTTSTSHPNQQLHPNYFQSQSQSFHHPYFPHSYGAYAANMSSSNLGGASILFNPTIVMFGELVFSRMFGSSDTNLFPHPPMNSYPSTGSGSPRMRRHEMQFDKSLNRVSIFLFCCLILCLLSF